TGGGCCCTGCTCCTCGGCGCCTCCCTCCTGGCCTTCGCGCTCTGGGCGCGGGAGCTTTGGAGCCTTCTCCTGGGGGTGCTTCTCCTCGGGGCCTTCGCCCTCCACTTCCGCCGCACGGGGTACGCCGTGGCCCTCGAGCCCGAGGGGCTCCGTTACGAGGGCAGGTTTTATCCCCGGGGGGCCCTGAAGGGCGTGAGGCTTGACCCCCTCCTGGGACGGCTCCGGCTGGACTTCGGCGGGGATGGGCTTCCCCTTCCCCTGGGGCTTCCCGGGTGGGACGAGGTCTTGGCCCATCTGGGGGTGGGCTGGCGGGAGGTGGAGGGGCTGGAGGACTACCTCCTGGGCCAGCGGGGCCGGGTCTGGTTCCTGGGGAGCCTCTACCCTCCCCGGGAGGCCGAGGGGGTGCACGCCTGGGCCCTGGGGGTCTACCGGAGGCACTTCCGGCGGATCTACGGGGCCCTGGCCCTGGCGGGGGCGGGGCTCCTCCTCCCCGAGGGCCTGGGGACCGTCCTCTTCGCCCTGGGACTCGGCCTTGCCCTCTGGTGGCTTCTCTTCTTCCCCCACGACATGGTGCACCTGCGGGGAGGCGGGGGGCGGTACAACCCCCTGGACCCCGAGTTCCGGAAGCTATGGGAGGAGGCAAGGGGATGAGGAAGCTGGTTCTTTTGCTCTTGCTTTGCGCGTGGCCTGGCCCGGCGGGGGCCGAACGGATGGTGGACCTCCTGCACGGCTTTGCCGTGGACCTGCCGGAGGGGTGGAGGGTGAGCCTCTCCCCGGGAGGCCTCCTCTTCACCGACCTGGAGAGCGTGGTCCTGGTGCGGGGCATGCCCCAGAAAAGCCCCAAGGAAGCGGTCAAGCCCCTTCTGGAGGAGGCGAAGCGCATAGGCGGGGGGCAGGCCACCCTCCACTTCAGGCAGGCCTCAGGGGGCCTCATGCTTTGGGCCCAGGGCCTGGCCTATCCCCTGGTCTTCACCCAGGGAGCCATGGGGGACCTTGTCCTCTTTGCCCTGGAGCCGCAGGTCCAGGCGGCCCTTTCCGGCCTCCGCTACGAGGCCATCCACCTCCTCCTGCCCGGCCCCAAGACCCTCCTCGCCGTGAGCGCCTACCTGCCCCAGGACCTTCCCGATGGAAAGCGGCAGGAGGTGAGGGGGCTTCTCCGCTCCCTGGAGTTCGTGGCCCCAAAGGACCGGGTGCCCTACCGGACGGAGGCCCTTATGGACCCCCTCCTGGGCGTTCCGGCAGCCTACCTGCCCGTGCCCCAGGGGTACGCCTTCCAGGGAAGCGTGGTGGCCAAGGGCGGGACCCTGCGCGCCCCCGCCTTCCAGCTCACCAAGGGGGGAGTGGTCCTCCGCAGGGACGTGATCTACCTGGAGGCCATGGCCGTCGCCACGCCCTTCGGCGGCAACCCGAGCACCATCCTCCTCTGGAACGGCCAGCTGGGACAGGTCCCGGGGTACCTCTGCGCCGGGTCTTCCGGGGAGGTCCCTGCCCTCTTGGCCCAGGGACTCTGGGCTTGGGAAACGGGGGCCCCCTGGCAGGTCTCCAAGGTCCAGCCCCTCCGGGGGACCAGCCGGGTGGCCCGCTACCTGGAGGGGGTGCGCTGGGCCTGGGAGCAGCAGATGAACCAGTCCATGCTCATGGCCATGGGGCGGCCCGGGGACCAGTTCCAGAGCTGGCGGGAAGTCCTGGGCCTCTGGGCGGCCCAGGGGGGCCTCCGGCGGCAGGCCACGGTGGAGGCCCGGGCCCGGGGGTTTTTCTTGCCTTCCCCCGCCGCCTCCTCCGCCCACTGCGCCCTTTCCCTGGAGGCGGTCCTGCTGCACGGGCCCTCCGAGGCCCTGGCCCGAGAGACGGGGGCGCTTTCGGGGGTAATGCTGGGCTTCTCCATGAACCCCCGCTGGGCGGCCCTGGAGGCGGAGCGGAGCCGGCAAGCGAGCGCCGAGCTCACGCGGATGGTCCTGGGGATGCTCAAGGAGGGGGAGGAGTTCAACTCCTGGATGAGCCGCTCCTGGGCCAACCTTCTTTCCGACCAGACCTATGCCCGCGACCCCTCTACCGGGGAGACCTTCCGCCTCTACAAGCAGTCCTTTGACACGGGGGCCTTCTGGCGGGACCCCGTCTTCGGAGGGGTCCTGGGCACCGTGGAGCGCGGGGGGAAGCTGGAGGAGCTCCTGGGGCAGGCGGGATGGCGGAGGCTGGAGGAGTCCTTAAGCGGCCTTCCCGGCACCTGGCGGTGAACCAGGGGACGGGCCTGGCCCTGCGCCCCGCTCCTTCGGACCCCGGCTAAAGCCCGTGATCCGGACGGAGGGTAGGTGGATGGACCAGGCCTTACCGGGTGGCGATCCGCGGTGCGGTGAGCAACAACCCGGAGCCGGGGAATCCCCAAGCGGCCGGGCTCTCGCCTGGAGAACGTCTTGTGCGGCGTAAAGCGGCGGTCCAACGGCAGGAGGGCGGACCACGCCCCGTACACGTTGTCGGCGAAAGAGCGGCGCGTCCCAGAAACAAAAGGCGATCCCAACAGCCCTCCCTGCCCTAAAGAGGGCCCTCCGGTCCCCGATCCGCGATCCTACCTAGGAGGCCCCGGCAGCCTTGCCCCTCGAGGCCAGGCCGAGGAGCCGCTCCACCCCCTCGGGCTTCGCGGGGAGGTAGAGGTGGACGAAGCTCGCCAGCACCCGCCCGTCGGTGTACCCCTCCACCTCCTCTCCGCCCAGGCGGCGCCAGGCGGGGCTTGGCGAGGCGGGAAGCCTTGCGTAGTGGAACTCGTGCCCCTTGAAGGCCTGGCCCTTTCGGGCCACGGGGCTATCCCGCAAGGCCTCCACCTCCCGGTAGCCGAGGACGGGCCTCTCCGCCATGCGGGCCTCCCCCGGGACCAGGCCCACCATGGGGAAGAAGCGCTCCCCCACCCAGAGGCCCTGGGAGAGGTACATGTACCCCCCGCACTCGGCCACGATGGGGCCGGGGAAGCGGCGGATGGCCTCCCGCAGGGCCACGTTCGCGGAAAGCCTTTCGGCGAAGAGCTCTGGGTAGCCGCCCCCGAGGAGGAGGGCGTGGGCTTTGGGGAGGGCCTCGTCCTCGAGGGGGCTGAAGGGGACGAGCTCCGCCCCCAAGGCCTCAAGAAGCTCCAAAGCCTCGGGGTAGTAGAAGGAGAAGGCCTTATCCCAGGCGTAGGCCACCCGGGCCCGGGGCGGGCGCCTCGGGGGGAGGAAGGGCCTGGCCTCGGGGAGGGGCGGGGCGGAGGCGGCGAGGCGGAGGACCCCTTCCAGGTCCACGCGGAAGGCCCGCCTCAGGGCCTCGAGGGGCGGGGCCACCTCCCCGGCCAGGACCAGGCCCAGGTGGCGCTCTGGGAGGGCGAGGGCGGGGTCTTGGGGAAGCCAGCCCAAGAGGGGGAGGCCCACGGCCTTTAGGGCCTCCTTCAGGATCTCCGCGTGCCGCTCCGAGCCCACCCGGTTGGCGAAGACCCCCACCACCCGCACCCCGGGGTGGAAGTCCCGGAAGCCCAGGGCGAGGGGGGCGATGGAGCCCGCCATCCCCTTGGCGTCCACCACCAGGGCCACGGGGGCCTTAAGGAGCCTAGCCACCTGGGCGGTGGAGCCCACCTCTCCCCGGGGGTCCTTCCCGTCAAAGAGGCCCATCACCCCCTCAATCAGGGCGAAGTCCGCCCCCCTCGCCCCGTGGCGGAAGAGGGCGAGGAGGCCCGTTTCGTCCAGGAAGAAGCCGTCCAGGTTGTAGGGCCTCCTGGCGGCGGCCTTCTCCAGGTGGGTGGGGTCAATGTAGTCCGGCCCCACCTTGAAGGGCTGCACCCTTAGGCCCCTCGCCCTAAGGGCGAGGAGAAGGGCCAGGGAGACCGTGGTCTTGCCGGCGCCCGAGTGGGGGGCGGCGAGGAGAAGGCGCATCAGTGCTCTATCCCCCTCTGGGCGGGGACGCCCTGGTCAAAGGCGTGCTTCACCTTCCGCATCTCCGTCACCGTGTCGGCCAACTCCAAGAGGGCCTCGGGGGCGCCCCGCCCCGTCACCACCACGTGGACGTGGGGAGGCCTCGCCCGCAAGACTTCCAGGAACTCCTCCAGGGAAACCCAGCCGTAGCGCAGGGGGTAGGTGGCCTCGTCCAGGACCACCAGGTCGTAGGTCCCGGAGAGGAGGACCTCCTTGGCCCGCCCCCACCCCTCCTGGGCCAAGGCGGCGGAGCGGGCGAGGTCCCGGCTCCTCCAGGTGAACCCGTCCCCCAGGCCTTCTATGGGGATGCCTAGGAGGGCGAAGGCCCGGTGCTCCCCGAAGCGGGCGGTTCCATGCTTAACAAACTGGAAAATCCGCACCTTAAGCCCCCGGCCATGGGCCCTGAGGGCAAGGCCGAAGGCGGCCGTGCTCTTGCCCTTCCCGTCCCCGGTGTAGACCAAAAGGAGACCTCGTCGCTCTCCTTGGGGCTTGGCGTAGGGCTTTTGGCGTTTGGGCTCCTCCACGGAAAAAGCTTACCCCGCAAAGGGACAGGCCCTAGCGGAAGAAGACGGAAAGAAGGGCCAGTACCACCCCCACGGCCGTGAGATAGAGCATCACCCTGTTGAAGGCGGAACCGATTTCGGCCTTCATCTCCTGGCGCAAGGCCAAGATCTGGGCTTCCAGTCGGTTCTCCACCTCTTGGATCCGCCCTTCCAGCTTGGTTTCCACCGCGTGGATCCGGGCCTCCAGTTGGGCCTCCGTCTCTTGGATCTGCCGGTCTAGCTTGGCCTCCACCTCCTGGATCCGGGTCCCCAGCCGGGCCTCCGTCTCCTGGATCTGCCGCTCTAGCTTGGCCTCCACCTCCTGGATCCGGGTCCCCAGCCGGGTCTCCGTCTCCTGGATCTGCCGCTCTAGCTTGGCCTCCACCCCCTGGATCCGCCCCTCCAGTCGGGCCTCCACCTCCTGGATCTTCCCCTCCAGCTTGGTTTCCACCGCGTGGATCCGGGCCTCCAGTCGGTTTTCCACCCCCTGGATCTGCCCCTCCAGCTTGGCCTCCACCCCCTGGATCCGCCCCTCCAGCTTGGCCTCCACCTCCTGGATCCGGGTCCCCAGCCGGGTCTCCGTCTCCTGGATCTGCCGCCCCAGCC
The sequence above is drawn from the Thermus thermophilus HB8 genome and encodes:
- a CDS encoding apolipoprotein A-IV repeat region-like domain-containing protein, which produces MSEDRLLERLEKLEGVVETTVAVLPPLIQDLSRRIDALREEVKAELREREARLEERFQGLEKRIQEVETKLESRIQNLEARLGRQIQETETRLGTRIQEVEAKLEGRIQGVEAKLEGQIQGVENRLEARIHAVETKLEGKIQEVEARLEGRIQGVEAKLERQIQETETRLGTRIQEVEAKLERQIQETEARLGTRIQEVEAKLDRQIQETEAQLEARIHAVETKLEGRIQEVENRLEAQILALRQEMKAEIGSAFNRVMLYLTAVGVVLALLSVFFR
- the cobO gene encoding cob(I)yrinic acid a,c-diamide adenosyltransferase yields the protein MEEPKRQKPYAKPQGERRGLLLVYTGDGKGKSTAAFGLALRAHGRGLKVRIFQFVKHGTARFGEHRAFALLGIPIEGLGDGFTWRSRDLARSAALAQEGWGRAKEVLLSGTYDLVVLDEATYPLRYGWVSLEEFLEVLRARPPHVHVVVTGRGAPEALLELADTVTEMRKVKHAFDQGVPAQRGIEH
- a CDS encoding cobyrinate a,c-diamide synthase, which produces MRLLLAAPHSGAGKTTVSLALLLALRARGLRVQPFKVGPDYIDPTHLEKAAARRPYNLDGFFLDETGLLALFRHGARGADFALIEGVMGLFDGKDPRGEVGSTAQVARLLKAPVALVVDAKGMAGSIAPLALGFRDFHPGVRVVGVFANRVGSERHAEILKEALKAVGLPLLGWLPQDPALALPERHLGLVLAGEVAPPLEALRRAFRVDLEGVLRLAASAPPLPEARPFLPPRRPPRARVAYAWDKAFSFYYPEALELLEALGAELVPFSPLEDEALPKAHALLLGGGYPELFAERLSANVALREAIRRFPGPIVAECGGYMYLSQGLWVGERFFPMVGLVPGEARMAERPVLGYREVEALRDSPVARKGQAFKGHEFHYARLPASPSPAWRRLGGEEVEGYTDGRVLASFVHLYLPAKPEGVERLLGLASRGKAAGAS